The Archangium primigenium genomic interval TCGTGGTCGCCCTCCTGGGTGCCCATGTCCACCCAGATGCGCAGGGGCAGGGGCCCGGACAGCGCCGCCACGCGCCCGAGGATGTCCCGCTCGTCCCACCACACCGAGGGGGAGATGACGCCCAGGCGCGTGAAGGTGTCCGGGTACTTCATCCCCAGGTAGAGCGACACGAGCCCGCCCAGCGACGAGCCCGCCAGGCCCGTGCACGCGCCCTCCGGCCGGGTGCGGTACGCGCGGTCGATGAAGGGCTTGAGCTCGTTCACCAGGAAGTCGCCGTACAGGTCCGCGCGGCCCGCGTCCGGGTACTTCTCCGTCGCCGTGTGCGTGTACTCCGGCAGGCGATCCATCCCCGTGTTGTAGATGCCCACGATGATGACGGGCTCCACCCGGCCGGCGCGCACGAGCGCCTCGGCCGTCTCGTCCACGTTCCACTCCACGCGGGCGAACGCGGTGAGCGCGTCCATCAGGTTCTGCCCGTCGTGCATGTACAGCACCGGGTAGCGGCGCGTGTCACCCGGGGTGTCGTAGCCCGGCGGCAGCCAGACGATGAGCCGGCGCGCGGGCAGCCGCGCGTCCCGGGGCTTCACCTCGTGGTGCCGCACGAGTCCGGTGAGCGTGGGCGGGGGATCCTCCGGCGCCCTCCAGGCCGCCAGTTCCACCAGGCCCGGCTCATCCTCCTCGGTGATCGCATACGCCCGCTCGGTCAGCTCCTCGCCCATCGCACCCTTCCCCGCCTTGCCCCGACCCCGCCACGTCGCCCGGAAGCCCCGCCACGTCCTCGACCCGAGCGACACCGATGCCGAGTAGAGGCTGTTCATCGCCGTGCGCAGTTTCATCGCCGCCCCCGGTGCATTCGCTCGGGGCGGTTCATTGCCGGACACCCGCGCGCGGACGCGGGGCTCGGGGATGACGGGCGGCCGGAGGGCTCACGGCGGGGGGACGGGGGAGCGGAAGCGCGGAATCGCCAGGTCATGCGGGCCGGGAGGGCGACAGGCCTTTCCCGTGAAATCGGACACTAGCACGGGGCACCGACCCCTCCGCGCCCGTCTTCGGGTCCACCAGCGGACGCTTCGTTGCAATCCCCATATCCCGGATTAAGAAGAAAATTACGCGCCACTTCGAACCCAGGTATGTACCAGGGATCAGCGGCGTGGGGAGGTGGCGTCTGGCGGTCCGGGAGGCATTCCGGCCCGGACGGGCTTCCGGCGCGGCGGGGGGGAGCGACATGATGGGCGAGCACCAGCACAGCGCGGGGCGGGGCGTGTCCGGAGCGTCGTGGGGACCTCCCGAGGGCGCGGAGGAAGCGGCGCGGCTCGAGGCCCTGCGCGGCTACGAGGTGCTCGACACGGAGCCCGAGGTGATGTTCGACGAGCTCGCGTGGCTGGCGGCGCGGCTGTGCGGCATGCCCATGGCGCTCATCTCCCTGGTGGATGACCGGCGCCAGTGGTTCAAGGCCCGCCGGGGCCTGGACCTGCGCGAGACGCCGCGCGACGTGGCCTTCTGTGTCCACACGCTCCGGGCGGGCCGCACGCTGGTGGTGCCGGACGCGCTGGAGGATCCCCGCTTCCGCTTCAACCCGCTCGTCACCCACGGCATGCGCCTGCGCTTCTACGCCGGGGCGCCGCTGGTCAACCCGGAGGGCTTCGTGCTCGGCACCCTGTGCGTGCTGGACACGGTGCCCCGCGAGCTCACGCTCGAGCAGCTGCACGGCCTGGAGGTGCTGGCGCGGCAGGTGATGCTGCAATTGGAGGCGCGGCGCGCGCGGCTCACCCATGTCCGGCTGGATGCCTTCCACCAGGTGCTGCACGAGTTCGTCTGGGAATGGAATCCCCAGACGGGGCGGGTGTCCTGCGGCCCGCGGCTGTTGGACCTGTTCGGCGACCGGCCGGGCCGCTCGCCGGACGGCGACGGCTGGTTCGAGCGCATCCACCCCGAGGATCGCGAGCGCGTGCAGCGGGGCTTCACCGCGGCCCAGCGGGGCCAGGATCGGCTGTGGACGGACGAGTACCGGGTGCAGCGGGGGGACGGCACGTGGGCGCGGGTGCTCAACCGGAGCATGTTCGTGCGGGACGAGGACGGGCGGCTGGTGCGGGTGGTGGGCGTGGTGGAGGACCTGACCGAGCGCCACGCGTTGCGCGAGCGCCTGGCGGTGTCCGACCGCATGGCCTCGGTGGGCACGCTGGTGGCCGGGGTGGCGCACGAGCTGAACAACCCGCTCGCCTACGTGATGGCCAACCTGGACTACGCCCGGGACGAACTGCGCGCGGTGCCGGCGCCCGGGACGGAGGGGCTCGCCGAGGCGCTCGACGAGGCGCGCGAGGGCGCCGAGCGCATGCGCACCATCGTGCGGGACCTGAAGCTCTTCAGCCGCAAGGACGACGAGCACCTGGAGTGGGTGGAGGTGACGCGGGCGCTCGACTCGGCGGCGGCCATGGCGTGGAACGAGGTGCGCCACCGGGCGCGGCTGGTGAAGGACTACCAGTCCCTGCCGGCGGTGTACGCGAACGAGGCCCGGCTCGGGCAGGTGTTCCTCAACCTCGTCGTCAACGCGGCGCAGGCCATTCCCGAGGGCGCGGCGGAGCGCAACGAGATCCGCCTGAGCACCCGGGTGGACGAGTCGGGCCGGGTGGTGATCGAGGTGCGGGACACGGGCCAGGGGATTCCCGAGGAGGTGCGTGCCCGGGTGCTCGAGCCCTTCTTCACCACCAAGCCGCTGGGACTGGGCACGGGGCTGGGGTTGCCCATCTGCCAGGACATCATCACGCGGCTCGGGGGGACCTTGTCCTTCGAGAGCGAGGTGGGGGTGGGCACGGTGTTCCGGGTGGTGCTCGCGGCGCCCGAGCCGCCCCAGCGCGAGGACGTGCGGCGCAGCGAGCGCGAGGCCCCGGCGCGGCGGCGGGGCCACCTGGTGGTGGTGGACGACGAGCCGCGGGTGCTCGCGGCGCTGCAGCGCACGCTGGGCTCGGAGCACGACGTGACGGGCTTCACCCGCGCGGAGGCGGCGCTGGCGTGGCTGGAGCGGGGACAGCCGTGGGATTTGCTCCTGTGTGACGTGATGATGCCGGAGATGACGGGCATCGAGCTGCACGAGACCCTGGTGCAACGGATGCCCGAGCGGGCCGGGCACATGGTCTTCGTGACGGGGGGCGCGTTCACCAAGCGGGCGCGCGCGTACCTGGAGCGGGTGGACCTGCCGCGTCTGGAGAAGCCCTTCGATCTCCAGGCGCTCCGGGCCATGCTGGACGCGCGACTTCAGACGTGAGGCGAGGGTGGCTCACGAGGGGCGGAAGCGGCCATCCGGCCCCCGGTTTCGTTCCACGTTTGGATCCCACGTGGTGTTGCTCGCCTGAGACATCTTGTGCCAAGCGAAGGCAGCGATACCCAGACCGAAGAGGACTCCCCAGAAGTTATCTTCCTTGGACGCGGTGGGCGTGGACGCGGTGGGGGATGGGGGGGGCGGGGGGGCGGAGGCTTGTGCTTCTTCCGCCGCCGCACGTTGTTTCTGCCACGTTTGCTTGAGCAGCTCCATATCGTACCGCTTCCGTTGGGTTTGATCGCCCAGGATTTCATAGGCGGCGGAGATGGCCTTGAACTGCTCTTCCTTAACGGAATCCCCTGGATGGTGATCCGGATGGGTGGCGAGGGCGAGCCGATGAAAAGCCTTCTTGATCTCATCGGCGGTCGCGTCTTGGGCGATGCCGAGCGTTTGATAGTGAGTCATAGGTCGTTCCTTTAGGGTCAATGGATGTGATGCTTAGTCGTTGTCGTTCGAGGACAGCAGCCACGTGCCAACGGCGATGGCCAAAGCAGAGCCCCAGAGCACGGGTGTCTCGAAAAAATGTTCGATGGGGTGACGGCGTGGGTCCCATTCGTCCCAGTGGATGAAGGCGCGCGTGCCATCGATTCTCAGGTGGTAGCAGCCATTGCTCCGCGGCTTGCGGTAGTGCCGACCAGATCCGATTCCGAAATGAACTTGGTATCGGTCGTCTTCGAGCAGCCAGTGAGCCTCAGTGAGGCTGATTTCGAGCTCCTCCTGCCGAGCGAGCATGCTGACGCGTTGCTCCGCAGACGGAGAAGAGGGCGCGGGATTATTCCAAAATGGGTACGTGTAGGCGTCGTTCATGGTGGAGCGGCATACTGAACTTAAGTCACGTACCTGTCAACGACCTAAATCTGCATATTATGCGGGAATGGGTGGACAATGTAGTATCTTTCCCGCAATTTGGATGAGTGCACCCCATGTTATGCTGCGCGAGGTGAGCCATGCCCCCTGAACAAGCGAAGAAGCCAAGCGAATCAGAGGTTTACGCACTGGTCGTTGGGAAGATCATCGCCACACTGCGGGCCCAGAAGGAGTGGTCGCAAGAAGACTTGGCGCGACGTGTGGGTCTGACGCAGTCGACGCTGTCGCGTATCGAGCGGGGGCAAGCGCACCCAGATCCTTTCACCTTCAAGAAATTTGCCGAGGTGTTCGGGATGGGAGTGGAGGAGTTCCACGCTCGGGTGAATGAGGCGATGGAGGCGACCAAGCGAGCCACCCAGGGGGCCACCAAGCGGACTTCCGATGCTTCTCCCTGGTGGGAAGTGGCTATTGGAATCGCCGGAATTGTAGGACTGGTGGGGCTGGTGTCGTTCGCCGTGGCGGCCATCCTTGAGGAACAGAAGCCAGACGAGCCGGAAGAACCGGAAGCGTCGCCGCCCGGTTCTTCTTCGCAGTCGCCCGATCCGAGGTCGCCGGGAGGTGCCGGTGCTTCTGAAGCGGGTCCCTCTGCACGTCAGCGTTCTTCTTGACGTTCCCTAACCCAGTGGAGAGGGGCCATTTTCGCGAAGGCGCGAGCTTCAGCGATCAGTTGGGAGTTTGGGAAGACGCACAGGGCACGTTGGGCGACACCGATGGCCTCCTCGGTCTTGTCCTGTTCTCCCAGGGCTTCGATCAAGCCCGACCAGGAGTCCTCCAGGAGTTCGAGGGTTCGCTGGCTCGCCTCGCGGTAGAGGGCCTCGGCGCGCTCGGGAGCGGCCCGCACGACGCTCATGAAGCGCGCCAATCCCATGAGGGCCTCGGGCGACCTGTCCGACAACTCGACGGCCTCTTGGAGCATGCGCTCGATACGAGCGAAGGCGGCATCCGTCTGTTCGGCGTCTTCACCGCTCCACAGCTCGGCCCGACTCGCCAACAGCAGCGCGGGGACGAACGCGGGACATCGGGCACGAAGTTCTTCGAGCAATTGCAGTTGTCGGGGGCTTCCTAATTCCAGGCCTTTTGCCTCGGCCATCAATTGCTGGAGTTCATGGGGACTGGAGTGCATGGCGCCTCTTGGGTTGTCTGTGTTTATCGGTGTGTGGACGACGGACGAGCTTCGGCGCGCCGGAGGGTGTCAATAATGAACCGCTTGAGCGCCCGGGCCGCCGCGGTGAGGTATTCCTCTCCTCGGTGCACGAGGGCCACCTGACGTCTCGGACCCCCCTTGCTCAGGGCCACCACGTCGAAGCCTCGCGCCGCGTGCTCCTTCGCCATCAACGCGGGCAGGAGCGCCACCCCCAATCCCTGCTCCACCATTCGCCGCATGCCCTCCGCGCTGTCGATCTCCACCGCGATCCGGGGATGGATTCCGCTCGCCTCGCTCGCCGCCTCCAGCGCCGCCGCCCCCGTCATGCGCGGCATCACCACCCACGTCTCCGCCAGGGCCTCCGTCAGCGCCACCGGTCGGCCCAGCCGTGACAGCGCATGGCCTTTCGGCACCGCCAGCACGAAGTCCTCCTCCCACAGCTTCTGCGACACGAGCTCCACCCGCCGCAGCGGCAGGGCCACGATGCACAGGTCCAGCTCGCCCCCCGCCACCCGCGTCTCGAGCGTGTCATGCGGGCCCTCGCTCAGCTTGAGCCGCACGTCCGGGTAGCGCTGTTTGAAGTCCCGCGCGAGCTCCGGCAGCACCGACGCGCTCACCGTGCGCAGCGTCCCGAGCGCCACCGACCCCTCGGGTGTCGTCGTCAGCTCCCCGAGCTGCGCCGCGCCCACCGCCAGCGCGTCCAGCGCCCCTCGCGCGTGCGGCAGGAAGCGCTCCCCCGCCTCCGTCAGCACCGTGCCCCCTTGCGTCCGGACGAGCAGGCGCACGCCCAGCTCCTCCTCCAGGGCCTGGAGCTGGCGCGTGAGTCCGGACTGCGACACCCCGAGCTGTTTCGCCGCCACCGTGAGCCGACCCTCCCGGGCCACCTGGACGAAGGCGCGTAGCTGTTCCGTGTTCATGCGGTTTGTGCATGGAGTCTATGCGCGGGATGCGTCTTTCGCATGGCGGGCGATCCGTTATTTCTAAAGGCCATGGATGCGAGTCTTTCGGAAGCCGCCCCCGCCGCCCCTCCGGGTCTGGCCCGGCGCGTGGCCACCGGCGCGGTGCTCCTGGCCCTGGTGGTCACCGCCTTCGAGGCCACCGTCGTCACCAGCGCCATGCCCACCCTCACGCGCGAGCTGGGCGGACAGCACCTCTACTCGTGGGTCTTCTCCGCCTACCTCTTCGCCTCCACGGTGGGCATGCTCCTGTTCGGCAAGCTCGCCGACCACCTGGGCCGCAAGCCCATCTTCACCCTGGGCATGGGCCTGTTCCTCCTCGGCTCCGTGCTCTGTGGCGCCGCCCCGAGCGTGCCCGCCCTCATCGCCTTCCGGGTCCTCCAGGGGCTCGGCGCCGGGGCGCTCCAGCCCACCACCATGACCATCAGCGCGGACCTCTACTCCCTGCGCGAGCGCGCCTCCATCCAGGGCCTGTTCACCGCGGCCTGGGGCGGCGCCAACGTCGTGGGCCCCCTCATCGGCGGCTGGCTCGTCATGCACGCCTCCTGGCGCTGGGTCTTCCTCGTCAACGTGCCCGTGGGCCTGCTCGCCCTGGTGCTCCTGCACCTGTCCTTCAAGGATCCCGTGCGCCCCGCCACCCGGGTGGACCTGGTGGGCCCGGCGCTCGTGGGCACCTCGCTCGCCCTGCTCCTCTTCGCCCTGGAGGGCAACGCGGGCGCGTGGCGGCCCCTGTTCGCGCTCGCCGCGCTCGCGGGCGGCGTGCTCGTCCTGCGCCAGCAGCGCGCCTCCGCCGCCCCGCTCATCCCCCTGGACCTGCTGGAGGATCGCACCGTGCGCTCGGGCCTGTTCGGCGGACTGCTCGCCGGCGGCCTGCTCTACGCCACCACCGCCTTCGTCCCCCTGTGGATGACCGAGCGCGGCGGCCACAGCCCCCTCATGGCGGGGCTCGCCCTGGTGCCGCTGCTCGGGGGCTGGGCGTGTGGCTCCACCTTCGGGGTGCGGGTGTTCGCCCGGGGCGGCCTCCGGGCGAGCGCCGGCGGCGGCTTCTCGCTCGCCTTCCTGGGCACGGTGCTCTTCACCCTCGGCGTTGCCCGGGGCTGGGACGTGCCCGCCCTCTTCGCGAGCCTGGCGCTGCTGGGCATGGGGCTCGGGCCGGCCGCCTCCACGTCCATCGTGGGCCCCCAGACGCGCGCGCCCTGGCAGCACCGGGGCATGGTGACGAGCGCCGTGTACGCCTCGCGCATGCTCGGGGGCTCCTTCACCATCGCCCTCGTGGACCTGCTGCCCGGGGGCTTTCCCGCGCGCTTCGCCTTCATCGCCCTGCTCGCGGGCACCGCCGCGCTGGTGCTGTGCACGTGGGCTCCCGGCCGCGTCGAGCCCCAGGCCTCGCCCGCGCGCGCCTGAGTGCTCCCACCCGGGGTGTGCCTCCGGCCCGCCCGGGTTTCCAGGCACAAAGGCTTTGTTCACTCAGGGGGCAAGACGGGCCATGATGCGCGCCCTATGGGAAGGACGCGTCATCCATCCACGTGGCTCCTGGCCCCCCTGGCCGTGCTGGGGGCGTGGCTCGGGAGCCCGTCCGCGCGCGCCGAGTCGCCTCCCACACCGGAGACGCCCCTCACCCAGTGCGGCGACAAGCAGGTGGGCCCGGGGGCGGACCAGCTCCAGCCGCTCGGCCAGGGCTTCTACGCGGACGGCGCGCGGGTGTGGCGCGGCTGCACCCCCCTGCTCCACCGGCCCCTGAAGAACCGGCCCCCCCTGCCCTTCGCCACCGACACCTTCAAGCCGCTCGGCTGCGGCTTCGTGCGCTCCTCCACGGGCATCTACTGGGACAAGCCCCTGGATGATCAGGACACGGTGGACGGCGCCGACGTGCTCACGCGCCTGGACCTGGTGGACGCGGCGACCTTCGAGGTGGACGCGGACTGCCGGCCGCGCGACGCCCGCTTCCTCTACCTCAACCACACCGCGAAGCCCGCGCTGCCCTCCTTCGTGGCCGTGCCCCGGGGCTCGGGCCAGGGGTACGACGAGCTGGGGTGTGGCTTCGTGCGCACCGAGGGCCGCGTCTACTTCGGCGTGCTGCTGGTGGAGGGGGCCCAGGCGCCCGCCTTCACCTCGGTCCAGGGGCGGCTGCCCGCCGAGGAGTGTGGCGAGGGCCTGTACGGCAAGGACAGGCAGCGCGTGTGGTGGCGGCAGTACCTGGTGAAGGGCGCGCCCGCGCGGCTCTTCCGGGTGCCCAAGGAGGAGAACCCGGGGGCCCGGGTGGGGTGTGTGGGCCGACGCTCGTTCCAGCTCGCCATCGCCGACAGGAAGCCCAACCCCGTGTGCCAGCCGGTGAAGAAGAAGAAGCCCGCCCGCCCGGTGAGGGAGAAGAAGGCCCGGCGGTGAACTTCCGGGCGGGGAGCGAAATCCCCGCCGATCCCACCGGAATCCCCGCTCTCCCGCGCGCGGGGCCTTGGACGCATGCTCCGCTCAGACCATCGCCCTGCCCCACCGGGCGGGCCGGAGCTGCCCATGTCCTCGCACGACCATTCCCACGCCCACTCCCACGCGCACGCGCACGCCCACGGGGCCCCCGCGCACGGCGCGTCCTTCCGAAGCCACTTCGGCGCCGAGCGCGCCGCCCAGTACGACGCCCAGATGAAGCACTGGTTCATCGGAGGGGAGGCCCTGCACGAGGCGACCGCCACGGTGCTCACGGCCTTGCTGGCCGGCCGGGACACGGCCTCGCTGCTGTGCGTGGGCGTGGGGACGGGACAGGATCTGATTCCCTACGTGAGGCACGGCGCGCCCGGCTGGCGCTTCACGGGCGTGGACCCGTCCGCGGACATGCTGGAGGTGGCGCGCACGCGGGTGG includes:
- a CDS encoding alpha/beta hydrolase, whose amino-acid sequence is MKLRTAMNSLYSASVSLGSRTWRGFRATWRGRGKAGKGAMGEELTERAYAITEEDEPGLVELAAWRAPEDPPPTLTGLVRHHEVKPRDARLPARRLIVWLPPGYDTPGDTRRYPVLYMHDGQNLMDALTAFARVEWNVDETAEALVRAGRVEPVIIVGIYNTGMDRLPEYTHTATEKYPDAGRADLYGDFLVNELKPFIDRAYRTRPEGACTGLAGSSLGGLVSLYLGMKYPDTFTRLGVISPSVWWDERDILGRVAALSGPLPLRIWVDMGTQEGDHEEAETVEDAARLHQALLEKGWPEDDVRYTVYEGAEHTEAAWSARFAEVLEYLYPARGGSMRAATSGE
- a CDS encoding ATP-binding protein; translation: MMGEHQHSAGRGVSGASWGPPEGAEEAARLEALRGYEVLDTEPEVMFDELAWLAARLCGMPMALISLVDDRRQWFKARRGLDLRETPRDVAFCVHTLRAGRTLVVPDALEDPRFRFNPLVTHGMRLRFYAGAPLVNPEGFVLGTLCVLDTVPRELTLEQLHGLEVLARQVMLQLEARRARLTHVRLDAFHQVLHEFVWEWNPQTGRVSCGPRLLDLFGDRPGRSPDGDGWFERIHPEDRERVQRGFTAAQRGQDRLWTDEYRVQRGDGTWARVLNRSMFVRDEDGRLVRVVGVVEDLTERHALRERLAVSDRMASVGTLVAGVAHELNNPLAYVMANLDYARDELRAVPAPGTEGLAEALDEAREGAERMRTIVRDLKLFSRKDDEHLEWVEVTRALDSAAAMAWNEVRHRARLVKDYQSLPAVYANEARLGQVFLNLVVNAAQAIPEGAAERNEIRLSTRVDESGRVVIEVRDTGQGIPEEVRARVLEPFFTTKPLGLGTGLGLPICQDIITRLGGTLSFESEVGVGTVFRVVLAAPEPPQREDVRRSEREAPARRRGHLVVVDDEPRVLAALQRTLGSEHDVTGFTRAEAALAWLERGQPWDLLLCDVMMPEMTGIELHETLVQRMPERAGHMVFVTGGAFTKRARAYLERVDLPRLEKPFDLQALRAMLDARLQT
- a CDS encoding J domain-containing protein → MTHYQTLGIAQDATADEIKKAFHRLALATHPDHHPGDSVKEEQFKAISAAYEILGDQTQRKRYDMELLKQTWQKQRAAAEEAQASAPPPPPSPTASTPTASKEDNFWGVLFGLGIAAFAWHKMSQASNTTWDPNVERNRGPDGRFRPS
- a CDS encoding helix-turn-helix domain-containing protein is translated as MPPEQAKKPSESEVYALVVGKIIATLRAQKEWSQEDLARRVGLTQSTLSRIERGQAHPDPFTFKKFAEVFGMGVEEFHARVNEAMEATKRATQGATKRTSDASPWWEVAIGIAGIVGLVGLVSFAVAAILEEQKPDEPEEPEASPPGSSSQSPDPRSPGGAGASEAGPSARQRSS
- a CDS encoding LysR family transcriptional regulator codes for the protein MNTEQLRAFVQVAREGRLTVAAKQLGVSQSGLTRQLQALEEELGVRLLVRTQGGTVLTEAGERFLPHARGALDALAVGAAQLGELTTTPEGSVALGTLRTVSASVLPELARDFKQRYPDVRLKLSEGPHDTLETRVAGGELDLCIVALPLRRVELVSQKLWEEDFVLAVPKGHALSRLGRPVALTEALAETWVVMPRMTGAAALEAASEASGIHPRIAVEIDSAEGMRRMVEQGLGVALLPALMAKEHAARGFDVVALSKGGPRRQVALVHRGEEYLTAAARALKRFIIDTLRRAEARPSSTHR
- a CDS encoding MFS transporter, whose product is MDASLSEAAPAAPPGLARRVATGAVLLALVVTAFEATVVTSAMPTLTRELGGQHLYSWVFSAYLFASTVGMLLFGKLADHLGRKPIFTLGMGLFLLGSVLCGAAPSVPALIAFRVLQGLGAGALQPTTMTISADLYSLRERASIQGLFTAAWGGANVVGPLIGGWLVMHASWRWVFLVNVPVGLLALVLLHLSFKDPVRPATRVDLVGPALVGTSLALLLFALEGNAGAWRPLFALAALAGGVLVLRQQRASAAPLIPLDLLEDRTVRSGLFGGLLAGGLLYATTAFVPLWMTERGGHSPLMAGLALVPLLGGWACGSTFGVRVFARGGLRASAGGGFSLAFLGTVLFTLGVARGWDVPALFASLALLGMGLGPAASTSIVGPQTRAPWQHRGMVTSAVYASRMLGGSFTIALVDLLPGGFPARFAFIALLAGTAALVLCTWAPGRVEPQASPARA